A region from the Thermincola ferriacetica genome encodes:
- a CDS encoding DUF6803 family protein, protein MNMTHYMELLATNQPWNLIIFMAIPVILAETVAVSELFILFGRNLSGGLRRLNKIAGIIAGFYFVGIFIYLFKTAVIPLTAGGEWRGIVDILAVGFYLSGVIPLFGISLLEIGLLGRGKTEEEKLKLHAVFVAIFLVVAHVAMILGMLNPDIFTYGGSGMAM, encoded by the coding sequence TTGAACATGACCCATTACATGGAATTGCTTGCTACCAATCAACCCTGGAATCTGATTATTTTCATGGCCATTCCTGTTATCCTGGCTGAAACCGTTGCAGTATCAGAGCTTTTTATTTTATTCGGGAGAAACCTTTCTGGGGGCTTAAGAAGGCTCAACAAAATTGCAGGAATTATAGCAGGTTTTTATTTTGTAGGAATTTTTATCTATCTCTTTAAAACAGCGGTGATTCCACTTACTGCCGGCGGGGAGTGGAGAGGTATTGTAGATATTCTGGCGGTAGGTTTCTACCTGTCGGGAGTGATTCCGCTTTTCGGGATCAGTTTGTTGGAAATCGGGTTGTTGGGGCGCGGCAAAACAGAAGAGGAAAAACTAAAACTACACGCTGTCTTTGTTGCCATATTCCTCGTAGTGGCCCATGTGGCCATGATACTGGGGATGCTCAATCCCGATATTTTTACCTACGGTGGCAGTGGGATGGCAATGTAA